CCAAAGCCTACACCGCCGCAGGTGGATTGGGCAAATTTAAAAGCAATCAATGAAGATATTATCGGCTGGATACAGATAGAAGGAACGGAAATCAGTTATCCCATTGTGAAAGGAATAGATAATTCCTACTATTTAAAGCATACTTTTGAGAAAAATTCCAACGCAGCAGGGGCAATTTTTATCGATTATACCAACCGCAGTGATTTTCAGGACTGCAACACTCTTATTTACGGACATAATATGAAAAACGGTTCTATGTTCGGACTGCTAAGGAAATATTTTAAAGATAAGGACTCTGTGCCGGGAAGATATATCTGGATTTGCACACCGGACAAGAAGTATCGTTATGAGATTTTTTCCAGTCATGTGGTAGATGCAGCGGGAGAGACTTATACGCTGTTTCCGGAGGCGAACGAGCAGTTTGCAAGCTATCTTGACAGTATGAAGCAGCAGTCTTTGGTGGATTTTGGGACAGAAGTCACGAAAGAAGATAAAGTTATCACACTGTCTACCTGTACAGGAAATGACGCTACCCGCTTTGTTGTACAGGCGAAGCGAGAAGGAGAATATTAGGAGGGGATTTTTATGGGAGAGATAGCAAAACTGCAACAGATTATTGATGAAAGCAAAAACATCGTATTTTTTGGAGGGGCGGGAGTTTCCACGGAAAGCGGAATTCCGGATTTTCGAAGTGTAGACGGTTTGTATCATCAGGAATGGGACTTTCCGCCGGAAGTAATTTTAAGCCATACTTTTTTCCGGAGAAAGCCGGCAGAATTTTATCGGTTCTATCAGGCAAAAATGCTGTGCGACACAGCAAAGCCAAATGCAGCTCATAAAAAGCTGGCACAACTGGAGGAACAGGAAAAATTAAAAGCAATTGTGACGCAGAATATTGACAATCTCCATCAGATGGCAGGAAGCAAAAATGTGCTGGAGCTGCATGGAAGCGTCTATCGCAACCATTGTGTAAAGTGCCGCAGCTTTTATGATTTTGCCTATATGAAAAAGAACAAGGGAATACCCAGATGCAGCAAATGCGGCAGTATTATCAAGCCGGATGTCGTACTCTATGAGGAAGCTTTAGATCAGGAGGTTGTAAATGCGTCCATCCATGCCATTGCGCATGCGGAT
The DNA window shown above is from Blautia hansenii DSM 20583 and carries:
- a CDS encoding NAD-dependent protein deacylase; translated protein: MGEIAKLQQIIDESKNIVFFGGAGVSTESGIPDFRSVDGLYHQEWDFPPEVILSHTFFRRKPAEFYRFYQAKMLCDTAKPNAAHKKLAQLEEQEKLKAIVTQNIDNLHQMAGSKNVLELHGSVYRNHCVKCRSFYDFAYMKKNKGIPRCSKCGSIIKPDVVLYEEALDQEVVNASIHAIAHADTLIIGGTSLSVYPAASLIDYFSGKHLVVINRDKTPQDEMAELVINRPIGEVFEQIK
- the srtB gene encoding class B sortase, whose protein sequence is MSKKNKKKRTAGDVIRTIIMFAALAVFLFSAAQLAKIFLEYKKGTDEYNRVREYVTTTESEGETQEPLEGEEMPKPTPPQVDWANLKAINEDIIGWIQIEGTEISYPIVKGIDNSYYLKHTFEKNSNAAGAIFIDYTNRSDFQDCNTLIYGHNMKNGSMFGLLRKYFKDKDSVPGRYIWICTPDKKYRYEIFSSHVVDAAGETYTLFPEANEQFASYLDSMKQQSLVDFGTEVTKEDKVITLSTCTGNDATRFVVQAKREGEY